From a region of the Phaseolus vulgaris cultivar G19833 chromosome 6, P. vulgaris v2.0, whole genome shotgun sequence genome:
- the LOC137831103 gene encoding transcription termination factor MTEF1, chloroplastic-like encodes MHHFLLARLTTRSPHFGVLCHNAILFFNSRTLSVSNTKHHKGDTFNSFSIINSCGLSPKTALEFSKRLELKNPDGANAVIDLLGNYGFSETQLCSLVKKLPSVLLSNPDKTLLPKLKFFRSIGFSPTDLPTFLVRKPTFLKSSLEKTIRPCYVVIRSLVRCDKEVVSTLKNGLWHFNSRNVVNNSLPNIEALRQLGLPQGSISLLVANFPSVTFMKHAGFVEAVEKVKEMGFDPLKTSFVMALKAFADISEASWKSKLEVLEKCGWSSDISLLAFKKHPQFMVSSESKILKIMSFLTKDVGLAPEEIARCPALLKCNLEKTVIPRFAVIKILKRKGLIKSDLKISTFIKISEKVFLEKYVTRFQSYEPLVLAAYKGQKSN; translated from the coding sequence ATGCACCATTTTCTGCTTGCTAGATTAACAACTAGGAGCCCCCACTTTGGTGTTCTTTGTCACAATGCCATTCTTTTCTTCAATTCACGTACTTTATCTGTATCAAACACAAAGCATCACAAAGGTGACACCTTTAATTCATTTAGCATCATCAATTCATGTGGGTTGTCCCCTAAAACGGCCCTGGAATTCTCCAAAAGGTTGGAATTGAAAAACCCAGATGGGGCAAATGCTGTAATTGATCTTCTCGGGAACTATGGGTTCTCGGAGACCCAGTTATGTAGCCTTGTAAAGAAACTCCCTTCCGTGCTTTTGTCAAATCCAGACAAGACCCTtttgccaaaactcaagttcTTTCGTTCTATTGGGTTTTCACCCACTGACCTTCCTACATTCCTCGTTAGGAAACCTACATTTCTGAAATCAAGCTTGGAGAAAACCATTCGCCCTTGTTATGTGGTAATCAGAAGTCTAGTTCGCTGTGATAAGGAAGTAGTTTCCACTTTAAAGAATGGGCTGTGGCACTTTAACAGCAGAAATGTGGTGAATAATTCACTTCCAAACATAGAGGCTTTGAGACAGCTTGGCCTGCCTCAAGGTTCCATTTCTCTCCTGGTAGCCAATTTTCCTAGTGTCACATTTATGAAGCATGCAGGATTTGTTGAGGCTGTGGAGAAAGTGAAGGAAATGGGGTTTGATCCTttgaaaacaagttttgttaTGGCCCTTAAAGCTTTTGCAGATATAAGTGAAGCATCATGGAAATCGAAGTTAGAAGTTTTGGAGAAATGTGGCTGGTCCAGTGATATCTCTCTTTTAGCTTTCAAAAAGCATCCCCAGTTTATGGTCTCATCAGAAAGCAAGATTCTTAAAATAATGAGCTTTTTGACGAAGGATGTGGGTTTGGCCCCTGAAGAGATCGCTAGATGCCCTGCTCTTCTTAAATGCAACTTGGAGAAGACAGTTATCCCCAGATTTGCagttattaaaattttgaagagAAAGGGTTTGATTAAGAGTGATTTGAAAATAAGTACCTTTATTAAGATCAGTGAGAAAGTGTTTTTGGAGAAATATGTCACTCGATTTCAGAGTTATGAGCCACTAGTATTGGCTGCATACAAAGGTCAGAAGTCAAATTGA